Proteins co-encoded in one Pelobates fuscus isolate aPelFus1 chromosome 5, aPelFus1.pri, whole genome shotgun sequence genomic window:
- the LOC134611522 gene encoding cocaine- and amphetamine-regulated transcript protein-like has product MVNRRLPLICASLSLLLLLVYSEESVVVRSTEISDNSSQEEKELIDALQEVLEKLKSKRILPLDKKLGWVPSCDAGEQCAVRKGARIGKLCNCPRGTACNFYILKCL; this is encoded by the exons ATGGTGAACAGACGTCTACCCTTAATCTGTGCCTCTCTATCTCTACTCCTGCTTCTTGTTTACAGTGAGGAGTCAGTGGTAGTCAGATCCACCGAGATCTCAGACAACAGTAGTCAAGAGGAAAAGGAATTG ATAGATGCTTTACAAGAAGTCCTGGAGAAACTGAAGAGCAAACGGATCCTTCCTCTGGACAAAAAACTGGGCTGGGTACCATCG tgTGATGCTGGCGAGCAATGTGCAGTGCGTAAAGGGGCAAGGATTGGAAAACTCTGCAATTGTCCAAGAGGGACCGCTTGCAATTTCTACATCCTGAAATGTTTGTGA